Below is a window of Candidatus Nitrosotenuis uzonensis DNA.
ACAGATCGTCTTCCCGATAAATTCTGGTTGTACTGCAAAAGGGATATTCTTTGTATCTAATATTTCTCCATCCGTATCGCCTCCTGGACAGCAGCTGATCATGGCAGGAACTCCCGTATCGCAGGAATATGCAGATGATGCAAATAAGATAAGAGAGATCACCAAGAAAATGAAGATGGAGCTAGCAAACATGTATCCTGCCTTTGAGAGGAGTTTACTGTGGGAGCGTCCAATGTCATGGAAGCTTGTTGAGGCAGTAGTAAAGGAGCCCGGCATGGTGTGGAAGAAAAAGGCACCGCACCAGATTAGTGGAATAAACGGCCTTTTTTTCGTCGGGGATTCTACCGTAAGCTATGGAATAGGTACTGATTCTGCTGCACACAGCTCGCTCCTCTGTCATCCAAAAATACTCTCATATCTGAAAGGCTAGTGCTACATTCTGAATAGACTGCCGCAAACTAAAATGCTACAAAACACCAAATATGCATATGCACTATTCATTAAAGATAAAAAAATTGGACATACAACAAAGCTATTTCGTAGGCAAGGCAGAATTGGGAAGGAAGGAATACAACGTAAACATCCAAGGGGAGGGCAGCAAAGGAAAGTCCATACTGTTCCCGTTTGAGGCACCAGAGCAACCAGTACTGGTGAGGCTGTCCGGACCAAAGGCCTTTGTCGAAGAATTTCTACAATACGGAGGCAGGTCTGAGTGGATTGAAATAGACTCTGATTTGATGACCTCTTATGCAGCTGATCATCAGGACGAATTCGACTATATTGAAATTTATCCGGACATAAACGAGTAGTGTACACAAATGAGAAGGATTTACATCATGGTGGCATGTGCAATGACAGCATATTTTACAATGACCACACTGGTACTGCCAGAATCGTATCAGAATATGCACACAAGCATACCTGAGCCAAGAATAGATATTGCATTGTCCCATTCTACGGTAACACTGGGTCAATCATTTGAGATATCAACTGTCTCATATAATGATGGAGATGACGCAGACCTGCAGTTAGTGTCGGTTGCATTTCCACAAAGTAAAGATCTTGACGGGATAAAAATAATATCATATGATTTTTTACAATCGCCTCGCCTAATTGAGACTGGAAAAGAAATAGGCTCTCAGTATGCTGGGGGAGCAAAGACAGTAAAATCACAGTATCCGTCAATTGAAGCATACAGTAGACCATCAAAAGAAGGAGATACTTTTACAATGACAATAGAAGTGACTCCAAAAGAGATAGGCACTTTTCACATTTATACAAAGTCAGTAGCAATGCCGCACACATCAGAATTTGCGCACTTTCCGTCGCATGGAATAATTGATCACCAGGGAGAATTTGTGCAACAACATACTGTTGAGGTTATTCCATGAGACGACAGCTAACTCTTGATAGAAAGATGGATTATGCCAAATTCAGCTTGATTGGAAACCTCATAGTCAGCATAGGCATTATGATGGTGACAGCAGGAGGTAGCTGGGACATAACAAACCACATTCTCAACAAGCCTGAAACATTCTTTGCTCCGCCGCATGCAGTGCTGTACTCTGGCGTAGGAACGGCATTGCTTGGTTTTTTCGTGTCGTATCTAGGATGGAAAAAGAGTGGTAAACACTACCCATTTGCCATGGGAATGAAAATCTGCGGAATGGGAATAAGTCTTCTTTTGGCCGCAGGGCCTGCCGATTTTGTCTGGCATTCCAATTTCGGTCTTGACGGACTTCTTAGCCCACCGCATCTTGCGCTAATCTCCGGCATGATGCTTTCGGCCGTAGGTGCATTTGTAAACTCTGCACGATACACAAAGCAGCAAGTCAATTCGTCCCGAATTTTGATTATAATTTCTCTCATTCCGGTATGGTTTTCGGCGACTGGTCTATTCTACTCGTTCTCACTTCCATTCTCGGAAACAGACTATTTCGACTTTAATCCACACCCTGTATTTGCAGCAGCATTTGCATCAGCTGCCTATCCATTTCTCATATCCTCAATTCTTATCACTGCCTCGACTTTATGTGGACGCAAATTTGGCGTGGTTAGTATCATTGGCATATCATATCTTGGAATAATGTCCCTTACGGCGATAGTACCAAACGAGTCACTTCTGGCTACAATCCCGTTTTACTGGTTAAATCTAATTCCGATCGTTTGCGGGGATCTCGTATTATCAAAAGCTAAAAGCGCAAGTGGCATATTTGCAGCAGGTGCCATCTTTGGAAGCGCCTTCTTTTTTATGTACTATCCACTTATTACCTACACCTACAACGAGGTTTTCCTCGAGAAAGTGATATGGCCAAGTCTTACCTCATTTGTGTACTTTGAGATGGTGCCAACTATTGCGCCCATACTTGTTGCATCTGGTTCTGTAGCAGGCATGTTTGGGGCAAAATTCGCAAAAAAACTCACTAATGCTTTGTGAATTAGAAAAAATAGGTTAGTGGAGGTCTAGCGGTATGCTTGCTGAGCCCCACGGCTCCTTTACGTTGAATTTATACTCTCTTGAGGGGTCGAACTCAAAGTCAGTATAGCTTCCATATCCTATGGCAGGACCAAACAGCATATTGATAAATCTGGACTGTCCGGGTTTTAACACCACTTGACCGTTTGTAAAATCGTGCGCAGAATACTTGTATGTTGTTTTGCCATCTGTCAAGTCATAATTACATACTGCAGGACCAGTACAGTAAAGCGTTATGTTATCGCTTGAGCCTGTGTTTTCCACTAGAAACTTCAAGTTAACAACGTCGGTATCAGTACTACTCTCAACCTTTGCTCCGGCGTAATAGAATGTAATCGGACCTATCGCATAGCCTTTCGCTTTTGTCTTGAATTGATCAACTTCGTATTTTACCTTTGTTTGCGTTTCACATTCGTATTGCTGACGCTGCGTTTCTTTTTGTCTACATACTTCAAGCTTTGATTCTAACGTATCTGTCTGTTGCGTTTGACGTACAGGGTCTACCACAACTATGCCGTTCTTTATGAGAAATTGGATTCCCTGAATAAAATCTCCGTCAGATATGGTTCCATCTGCCCACCATTTTGCATTGTTCTTGACCCATGCTGGTATATCAGAGGACATGCTAGTACCTTGGGCGGTTTCTGGTACCTTGATTATATTTCGAGTTACTAGATACTGTATGCCCTGTACAAAGTCAGAGTCGCCTATGGTTCCATCTGCCCACCATTTTGCATTGTTCTTGACCCATGCTGGTATTTCCTCGGCGCTTACATGCTGCCAGGACAATCCTACAAGTATGGCAATAGCAATTGTAACGATTGTTTTCATTGTTGTTTGTCATCGTTTTTATTATATAAAGTGGTTATGGTGATTTATTCTAGTGCTAATTCTTTTATCTGGATTTAGCACTAGTAAAATGGTTTTATCGCATCTTAAATACAAAAACACACAGATCGTGCTTATGGCCACATCATGTAAGGGAACATGCAAAAATTTCAGGGCAGAGTCTGTGCAGAACAAGATAAGATATGAATTGGGTCACAAAAGATGCTCGTACTGCTCTATCTTCCTTCAAGTTGATGGAGTATGGTGTCCCTGTTGTGGCGCAAAGATGCGAAGCAAGGCAAGACACAAAAAAAGAAAGACTGCCTGTGAGTTAGGAGCAAGTCCAAATGCCGCATGTTGTGTTTGATAAGAGTATAAACCTTGATATCTTGGCAAGTAGCTTTGAGCCCATCTTCGTTAGGGAACCGTATATCATCAAGATTCAAGACATATTTGTTAGTAAGTCAAAAAAATCAGCACTTGTTCCTACAGTGATAGTGGACAAGAAAAACCAAAATTTCCTAATAGAAATATTTGCAAAGGACAACAAAACCACTATACGATTATTTCCATGGACAGATCCTGAAAAAACAGATGGCGTCAAGATGGCACTTGGATATCTTTCAGCCATAATACAGCGCAAGTTTGACATAGCTTGTGTCTCTAGAACAAATATCTTGGAATTCATACCTGCAATTTAGTACGATATTGCCTGAAAAGTTTTTTTGTAATTGATGATTCTATACTATGATCCACTATTGGAGGTGGATAGTCTATACCAGTAGGTCGCATCTTGTACAAATTGTGAATCTGTTTTGCTTTAAGACCGGCAAGTTCTGGAATCCATTTTATGATGTAACTGCAGTCTGCGTCAAATTTTTTTTGCTGTCGCCACGGGTTAAAAATCCTGAACCATGGTTGTGCGTCACATCCTGTAGATGCAACCCATTGCCAATTTCCATTGTTTACGGCAGGGTCATAGTCTATAAGATTTTTGGCAAAATGCCGTTCCCCTATCTTCCAATCTATATGCAGATCCTTGACAAGAAATGACGCTGCGATCATTCTGATACGGTTGTGCATAAATCCTGTCTTATCTAACTGCCTCATCCCAGCATCAATTATGGGAAATCCAGTATTACCATTCTTCCATGCCTCTAGATGTTTCCTGTTACAGGACCATTTGATCTTGGAATATTTTGTGTTAAAAGGACCTGAAATCACATGTGGGAAATGGTACAAAATATGTCCGAAAAACTCTCTCCAGTGGATCTGGCCCATCAAAGCATGATGCATACCAAGATAATCAGATATGGCATGATACACTTCCCTTGAAGATACGGTGCCAAATCTGCTATGGGCAGAAAGCATGGTAGTGCCAGACAAACTGGGATAGTTACGCTCCCTGTCATATCCGGCAAAATCTGCAATTCTTTTGAGAATTTGAAGACCGTATTTCCTACCGCCAAATGTGGTAGAGACCTGCTCTAGTTTTGTTTTCAAGAACTTCTTACTAACTTCCTGATTAAATAGCGTGCATTCAAAGTTCACATGTTTGTTCTGTACTGGCTTTGAGACTGGAATCTGTATTGCAGCCCTAAAAAACTGTGAGAATACCGTATACGGGTTACCCTTTTTGGTTTTAATCAGATCTGGATGGTACAAAAAATGATCTGTGTATTGCTGAAACCGTATGCTGGCCTTTTTACAAAACTCTGAAATTGAATTCTGCCTCCTTTTTGCAAACAAAGTGTAATCTTGATTAATAAAGACCGCATCTATTTTCTGCTTACTGTCTATGTCATTGAGTGCTTTGACATAATCACCTGAAAAAATATGCAAGGTTGCACTCATTCTTGTAAATTCATCTGCAAGATCCG
It encodes the following:
- a CDS encoding cryptochrome/photolyase family protein, with translation MNLVVDNSVEPEFERSVFFFTRDMRIHDNTALLEACKRSQRVIPCFVLNSTFVENENIPERRKQFLIECLTDLADEFTRMSATLHIFSGDYVKALNDIDSKQKIDAVFINQDYTLFAKRRQNSISEFCKKASIRFQQYTDHFLYHPDLIKTKKGNPYTVFSQFFRAAIQIPVSKPVQNKHVNFECTLFNQEVSKKFLKTKLEQVSTTFGGRKYGLQILKRIADFAGYDRERNYPSLSGTTMLSAHSRFGTVSSREVYHAISDYLGMHHALMGQIHWREFFGHILYHFPHVISGPFNTKYSKIKWSCNRKHLEAWKNGNTGFPIIDAGMRQLDKTGFMHNRIRMIAASFLVKDLHIDWKIGERHFAKNLIDYDPAVNNGNWQWVASTGCDAQPWFRIFNPWRQQKKFDADCSYIIKWIPELAGLKAKQIHNLYKMRPTGIDYPPPIVDHSIESSITKKLFRQYRTKLQV